In Sphingobacteriia bacterium, the DNA window TTGCTCATGTATGTTTTTGCTGTATTAAAGCATTTATCAAACACGTTATATTTTTCAATTAATACAATTATAAATTCAAGGCTTTCCTGTGTAAATTCATGGTTAAAAAATATATTTTGTAATTTAGTTTTTTCATCAAAATTGCATTCATCTCTAATAATCATAAGCGGTAACGTAACTTTCCCTTCGTAAAAATCATCTCCCTTATTTTTTCCCATTTTTGATGTTTCTTGATAATCAATAGCATCATCAATAATTTGAAAAGCTATCCCTAAATTAAGTCCAAATTCATGCATTAATTTTACATGATCTTCATTAATTATTGGTGCGGTAAGAGGAGCGATCTCGCAAGAAGCTGCAAATAATTCTGCAGTTTTAGCTGTAATAACTTTTTTATAATCTTCAAATGTTAGGTTTAAATTTGCAATTGAACTTAATTGCATAACTTCACCTTCGGAAATAACAGCAGATGCATTTGAAAGTACGTCTAAAACTCTTATAGAACCATCAGTTACCATCAATTGAAAAGCTTGGCTAAAAAGGAAATCTCCAACTAAAATGCAAGCTTTATTATCCCATTTATGGTTAGCAGTAGGATTGCCACGACGAAGTTTACTTTCATCGACAACGTCATCATGTAAAAGGGTGGCTGTATGAATAAATTCAACTGCACCCGCAAGGTTTATATGTCTTTTATTATTAATACCACATAAATCAGCGCAAATAATTGTAAGGAGGGGTCTAAGACGTTTACCACCTGAATTTATAACATATTGGCTTATAAGTGATATTAATTCAGTTTCTCTAGTAGAATTTTTAATTAATACTTGATCGACTTCATTTAAACTATCTCTATAATGCTCGTATATATTCTCTAAACCCATTAATTATATCCATTTAAATAAGTCACGAAGAACGGCCATAATTACTTCAATTAAAATGAGTACGACAATTATCATTTCCAGTCTTGAAGAATGTAAATGGTTTA includes these proteins:
- a CDS encoding polyprenyl synthetase family protein; protein product: MGLENIYEHYRDSLNEVDQVLIKNSTRETELISLISQYVINSGGKRLRPLLTIICADLCGINNKRHINLAGAVEFIHTATLLHDDVVDESKLRRGNPTANHKWDNKACILVGDFLFSQAFQLMVTDGSIRVLDVLSNASAVISEGEVMQLSSIANLNLTFEDYKKVITAKTAELFAASCEIAPLTAPIINEDHVKLMHEFGLNLGIAFQIIDDAIDYQETSKMGKNKGDDFYEGKVTLPLMIIRDECNFDEKTKLQNIFFNHEFTQESLEFIIVLIEKYNVFDKCFNTAKTYMSKCTEILAHFPDSFAKNALKEIIEFTLVRKY